Sequence from the Xylanibacillus composti genome:
TATCGCGGATAATCCGCTGAATCGAACGATTGTCGATCGAGACAATATCCTCGAAGACGAACATTCTCTTCTTGATTTCCTCTGCAAGCTCTGGGTCCTGAATCTCCAGCGCATCGAGGATCGTTCTCTCCGTTCCGCGGTCTACCCCATTCAAGATTTGAACGATGGACTCGATACCGCCCGCATTCGTGTAGTCTTGCGTTACGGTCGAGGACAGCTTCTGCTCCAGCACCCGCTCCACTTGACTGATCACTTCAGGCGAGGTGCTGTCCATCATCGCGATCCGCTTGGCAACATCAGCCTGCTTCTCCTGGGGCAGCGACGACAAGATTGTCGATGACTGTTCGGGAGACAAATAAGACAGCACTAATGCAATCGTCTGCGAATTCTCATTCTGGATAAAATTCAATATTTGTGCGGGATCGGCTTTCCGTGCAAAGTCGAACGGCCTCACCTGCAGCGTCGCAGTAAGTCGGTTCAGAATATCAATCGCTTTCTGGGAACCAAGCGCCTTTTCCAATATGTCCTTGGCGTAAGTGATCCCGCCTTGCGAAATATATTCCTGGGCAACGCATATTTCGTGAAACTCATTCAGCACGGCTTCCTTCTCTTCACTGCTGACCTTGCGCACATTGGCAATTTCCAACGTTAACTGCTCGATTTCTTCGTCGCGAAGATGCTTGAAGATATTCGCAGAAACTTCCGGTCCCAGCGAAATGAGCAGGAGAGCCGCTTTTTGCCTGCCGCTCAATCCTTGCTGCATATTTGCCATACCTCCAGACACCCCTATTCCTCAGCCAGCCATGTACGCAACAGGTTGACGAACTCTTCCGGCTTCTTCTTGGCCAGAGACTCCAGCTGTTTTTTGACCTGATTTTCGTTCCGTACCGATTCCAGGTCTATTGTAGGCTGCTCAATCGCTGCCGCTACATCTTCCTCAAACTCTTCCTCTACCTCTGCCGCTCTCCTGCGTCGCATCACGAAGAACGCAAGCGCAGCAATGGCCGCCAGTACAGCAGCACCGATGCCGTAGAACAGCGCGTTGCTTCCGCCGCCGCTTGAATCGCTTGCATAGCCGTTGACGCCGCGGAGATTTTGAGTGATGACGGATACCTTGCCTTGCAGCTCCTCAGTAGTGAAGGAGCGACCGCTGTCGGCCAAGGAAGTATTGACGATGCCTACAAGCATTTGCTCGATTTCATCCTTCACTTCCTGCGACAACGAATCGGGATTTTGCGGATCTGGCGGTTCTATGCCAGCGAAAATAGTCAAGTCCGTCACCACATACGGGCTTGAAATGATCGATTGCGTAATCTCGTTGATCTCATAATTAATCGTAGAGCTTATTTCTTCAGAACTGGATTCTCCTTGTCCCATGTTGCCCTGATACCCCGGGACATCGGGCGCTCCCGTTCCAGGCACGCCGCCCTCGTTCGCGCCGGTATTCGTGTAGTTCTTCTGGATTTCTTGAACACTGCGGGCAATGCCCGTCTGATCTTCGGTATTGACTGGCTGGAACAGCCGTTCTTCCCGGGCTCGCTGATCAAAATTGAGACTGGAAACTACACTGACGACAACCTTTTCCGAACCCAGAATCGTGCCCAAAAAGCTTTCAATGTTTCGTCTGATATCCTCTTCATATTCCTTCTTGATTTGCATTTGCTGAAGCACTACATTCGCGGTATTGCCGATGCCTCCGTTGAGTTTGGAGGATGGAAGCAGCTCGCCCTTCTGATCCGTAATCGTGATATTCTCGATCGGCAGCAATTCGCTTCCTACGCTAAGTCGGACGATATTGTACAGAGAGTCAATATACTCCTGGCTTGCGCGATAGCCGGGACGAAAATTGATCGATACGGAAGCGGAGGCTTTGTCCTCTCGATTATCGCTAATAAACACGCTTGACTCCGGCATCGCCAGCAATACCTTGGAGCTTACTACTCCCTCTTTCGTATTAATCTGCTTTTGGATTTCACCTGCGAGGGCATCGTCCTTCAGCACGGCAAACTGATTGTCAGTCATGCCGAAGCTGGATATGTTGTCTTTGAATATGCCGAAGCCCTGTGAGCCGTTCTGCACCAAATCCTGTGAAGCCGCCTCCACCTTCACTCTCGTCACTTCTGTGGTAGGCACCGCGATGCTGCTGCCGTCCGGTCCGAACTTGTACGGAATACCCGTTGACTCCAAATAGTCCTTGACTGCGGCCATGTCCGTAGCGTCCAGATCACGGAAAGCCCAAGAATACTCCGTCTTGGAGAAATTGAATATGACCAGAGCAATAACAAGCACGGTCAGAACTACAATTGAAACAGAAAGTACTTTCTGTTTGATGTCCATTCGATTCCAGAATTGTTTGGTTTTATCCCTATAGCGGCTCAAAGCTTCGTTCACTGTTTCACCTCATCCAACTACCTGGCTATATGCCGACGCAACATCAAATTTGCATACGCATGATTTCTTGATACGCTTCTACAGCTTTGTTACGCACTTGCACGGTAAGCTCCAAACCAAGAAGCGCTTTTTCATTGGCAATGGTCAGCTTATGTACATCATCCAAATTCCCCACCATGAACTGGTTGCCCAATTGCTCGACTACGCCGTGCTGGGCTTGCAGCTTGCCCATGGCATCGTCTAGAAACGATGCGAAGCTTTCTCCGAAAGCAACGGCTCCAGCGGACTTCTCTTTATTCACTGCAGCCAGCACTTTTTCTGCGCCAGCAGCATTGACTGGATTGATCATATTCCCCCTCCTTCGCCGTTAAAAAAATTTCTTTAAAACTTTTTTCTTCTTTCGACCGTCATAAATATAGATTCGATTACGAAACTATCTGTAAAGGCTATTTCCCGATTTCCAGAGCTTTCATGAACATGCTTTTCGACGCATTCAGCGCCGTTACATTCGCTTCATAGCTGCGGGTTGCCGATATCATGTCCACCATTTCCTTCATGATATCCACGTTTGGCAAGCGCACATAACCGTTTGCATCCGCATCTGGGTGAGCAGGATTGTATACTTGTTTGAACGGGGATGGATCCTCGATCACCCTGCTTACTTTCACCCCGCTGCCCGTATGCCGGTTCATTTCTTGCTGAAGAATGGTGTCGAAGGACTGGTTTCTTGTCGGTTCCATGACTACCAGCTTACGCTGATACGGGACCCACTGCCCATTGACATATTCCCCGCGTGTCGTTTCGGCGTTCGCGATATTCGAAGATATGACATCCATCCGAAATCGCTGCGCAGTTAGTGCAGAAGAGCTGATATCAAATGCATTCGTCAATTTCATAGCGGATTACCGACCTCCTATCGAAGTTCTGATGCTGCGCAGTTCATGACTGATTTGCTGCACGAGCATATTGTAATTCAGCTGATTTTTGGCAAGCATGGACATTTCAGCATCGATATCCACATTGTTTTTGTTATTGTTCATAACGGACAAGTGGTCCGTTTGAATAACAGGGCCGCTGTTTCCCGCAATTGTACTGCCGAAGCTGAAATGCTTCTCATGCGTCCGTCTGCCTGCCAGACTGGACGAACTGCGATTCAGCTCCTCTTGCAGAAATTCCTCGAACCTGACTGTCGAACGCTTGAATCCCGGCGTATCCACATTCGCAATATTATGGGTGATGACATTTTGGCGAAGCGAAGCCGCGTCCAAGGAGCGTTCCAAGCGGTTGATCAGGCTGCTGTTCAGAAAATCCATCTTTCGCCCCCCTTTTTGCACCGACAAATATAGACATTCAGACTAGGTACATATTCAACATAGGACGCATAATTCCTCCCTGCAAACAGAAAAACCATAAAAAAACGATTCTATTCGACAGCTTCCAACAAGAAAATTTCCTTCTTGTTTCTCATAATGGGGGAAAAGCAAAAAGGAGACAATAAGAAAAAAGTCCTGTCTTTTCACGCGAAAAGCAGGACTTTTTAGGAGTTCCATAGTCTTGAATATCTAAATTTATCAACCGCAGTTCATTAGGCCTTAGCCCTGGCGATCTCGTCAGTCAAATATTCGTTCAACACTTTGATATAGGTCCCTTTCATGCCAAGCGACCTTGTTTCGATCACGCCCGCGCTTTCCAGCTTGCGCAGCGCGTTGACAATGACCGAACGGGTGATGCCGGCCCGGTCTGCGATCTTGCTGGCAACCAGCAGCCCATCAGGACCTTCCAGCTCGCCGAAGATATGCTCGACAGCTTCCAGTTCGCTGAAGGACAACGATTCTACAGCAACATGAACAACCGCCTTGTTCCGGGCATCCTGCTCCATTCGTTCTGTACGCTCGCGCAGGATTTCCATCGCAATGATTGTAGAGCCGTATTCCGCCAATATCAGATCATCATCCACAAACGCTTCATTGAAACGTACGAGCAGCAGCGTCCCTTGGCGGGAGCCTGCCCCCATAACCGGAACGACCGTCATCATTTTATCTTCAAAAACACGGGTCAATTCTTGTCGCCACTGTTCTCCGCCTGCTTCCGGATCCATCCCGGAATTCGTAGTTGTCTCCCGAATCGCCAGCAATTTTTCATTCAGCTCTGGAATCAGCTGCCGGTCCTCTACGATCATTTGTCGCACAGGCTCGGATATGATTGGCGTAATCACAGAGTACCCTAGAATTTTCCCCTTCCGGCTAACGACATACACATTTGCTCGTATCGTATCCTTCAGTACTTCCGCCACTTCCATAAAGTTCACAGCTTGTCCAGCCGCTTTTTGCAGCATTCGGTTTAATCGTCGTGTCTTACTCAGCAGACTCATCTTAAAGCCCCCACTAGTTTTTTACAAGATATATTGACTTAAATCTCGGTTTCGTGCTATGTCACCCAGCTTCTCCCGAACATACTCCGGCGTAATGACAATGGATTCCATTGTAATATCGGGTGCTTCAAAGGACAGATCCTCCAACAGCTTCTCCAATATCGTATGCAATCTTCTGGCACCGATGTTGTCTGTGTTCTGATTCACCTCCGCTGCTATACGGGCCAGCTCCGCTATCGCTTCGTCCGAAAATTCTACGGTGATGCCTTCTGTTGCCAGCAGCGCCGTATACTGCTTCGTCATCGCGTTTTGCGGCTCCTTAAGAATGCGTACAAAATCTTCTTGCGTCAAGCTGTTCAATTCGACCCGTATCGGGAATCTTCCCTGCAGCTCCGGAATCAAGTCAGACGGCTTGGCTATATGGAAAGCTCCCGCTGCTATGAAGAGCATATAGTCGGTTTTGACCGGACCATACTTCGTCATAATGGTCGAGCCCTCTACGATCGGAAGAATATCCCTTTGTACGCCTTCGCGAGAGACGTCCGGACCGCTGCCGCGATCCTTGCTTGCGATTTTGTCGATTTCGTCGAGAAAAATGATGCCGCTCTGCTCTGCGCGTTCAATCGATTCCTGGTACACTTCGTCCATGTCAATCAGCTTGTTCGCTTCTTCCTGCATCAGCACCTTGCGCGCTTCCTTAATCGGCAGCTTGCGCTTCTTCGTCTTTTTCGGCATCATATTGCCGAAAATTTCCTGCATATTAATGCCCATCTGTTCATTGCCTTGTCCCGTGAACATTTCCAGCATGGAAGGAGAGTTGTCTTCCACTTGAATTTCAATAATTTGATCCTCCAGCTCTCCTCGCCTCAATCGCTCACGCAGCTGTGCCCGTCTGGCCTGCAGATCTTGATTCGCGTGCTGCTGATCATCGTCTGCATCCTCCTGCGCGCCTGCGCCGCCAAAAATCATCTCCAGCGGATTTTTGCCTGCGCGATGGCGATTGGGGGACGGGGCCAGAATCGAAATGATGCGTTCATTCGCTTGCTGCTCCGCTTTTTCCTTGACGGTTTCGGTCTTTTCAGATTTCACCATGCGGATGGCAGTTTCCACCAAATCCCGTATCATGGATTCCACATCCCGGCCTACATAGCCTACCTCTGTGAACTTGGTTGCCTCCAGCTTGACGAAGGGCGCTCCAGTCAGCTTCGCCAGCCTGCGGGCAATTTCAGTCTTGCCGACGCCTGTGGGGCCGATCATCAAGATGTTCTTGGGCACGATTTCGTCACGAATGCTTTCGTCCAGCTGGCTTCTCCGGTAGCGATTGCGCAGCGCGACGGCTACCGATTTCTTCGCTTCTTTCTGTCCGACAATGTACTTATCCAATTCGGCTACAATTTGCCTTGGCGTCATTGCCTTTTGATTCATGCGTCCACCCCTCCCGTTTGATCAACAGTCCGCTTTTTATATTTCTTCTGTTACTATATTATGGTTGGTAAATACACAAATATCCGCAGCCATTTGCAAAGCTGCCTTGGATATTTCAGCGGCACCCATATGCGGCGCATACTGTTTGAGGGCACGGCCTGCTGCAAGCGCGAAGCTGCCACCCGATCCAATCGCAACGATGCCGTCATCCGGTTCGATGATTTCGCCGTTGCCAGAGATCAAGAGCAGCGACTGCTCATCCATGACAACCATCATCGCTTCCAGTCTGCGCAGCACGCGGTCAGAACGCCAATCCTTGGCAAGCTCGACAGCAGCGCGCTGCAGATTGCCGCCGTGCTCCTCCAGCTTGGCCTCAAATTTCTCGAACAGGGTTATGGCATCTGCTACAGAACCAGCAAAGCCAGCTATCACATTCCCCCTGTACAGCCTTCTTACTTTTTTCGCATGCTGCTTCATGACCATCTGATTTCCGAAGGTCACTTGACCGTCACCGGATACGGCTCCCTTGCCATTGTGCCGGATCGCAAATATCGTTGTTGCATGAAAGCTTGCGTTCATCCCTTCAACCTCCTTAGGCTCTCGGATGAGCCCGATTATAAACGGACTGCAAGTGATCCTTGGTTACATGGGTGTAAATTTGCGTTGTTGATATGTTGGCATGCCCGAGCAGTTCCTGCACAGTTCGCAAATCCGCACCCGCCTCCAGCATATGTGTGGCGAACGAGTGCCTGAACGTGTGCGGGGAAATCCGTCTTCCCTGCGCGCTGCGCTCTACAAGACTGTTCAATACCCTGCGTACGCTGCGCTCGGTCAAGCGCGTCCCCCGATGGTTCAAGAACAAGGCGAAGCCGCTGCCTTCGCGTGCCAATGCGGGCCTGGCATCTCGCAAGTAGCGCTTGAGCGCATGCAGGGCGTATTCACCCAGCGGAACGTAGCGTTCCTTCGCGCCTTTGCCATACACTAGCGCAGTCCCGATGCCAAGATCGACATGCTGGAGATCAAGTCCGGCCAGTTCACTGACCCGCATTCCTCCGGCATACAGCATCTCAACAATAGCCCGGTCCCGCAATCCCAGCGGCCCGTCGCGATCCGCCGCCTCCAATATCGCCTGCATCTCCTCTACATAGAGGAAGGAAGGAAGTTTCTTCTCAAGCTTGGGTGTGCGAATATGGTGAAACGGGCTTGCCTCCAATTCGCCTTCCCGCATAAGATACTGGTAGAAGGAACGGAGGGCTGACAGCTTGCGAGCGATGCTGGAACGCGCATATTCTCTGGCATGCAGCGCGGCCAAATACATGCGCACATCTGAATAGTTAACCTCGACGAAACGTTCGATACGCTGCTCTTTAAGGAACGCGCAATAATCGCGCAAATCGGCTGCATAATGCTCCAGTGTGTATGCAGACGCATTTTTCTCAACTTCAAGATAATGCAGAAAGCTGTCGAGCAGCCGATTATCCTTCATGCCGTTCCCCCCTAACAGGTTATACGCTTTGCTTGCGATAAGGTTCCAATGCCTGCAAGGCGCGATTCGCCAAGGCCTCATTCTTCTCCTGCTTCTTTCGAATCCGCACGGCAAGCGGCGGCAGCAGGCCAAAATTCGCATTCATCGGCTGGAAATGACGGAATTCCGCAGTAGTGATATAATGCGCCAAGCTGCCAATGACCGTTTCCTTCGGCATAACGAGCAACGGTTGCTCTTTTGCGGCCAGTGCCGCATTCATCCCGGCGACGAGCCCGGACGCTGCCGATTCCACATACCCTTCCACGCCGGTCATCTGGCCGGCAAAGAACAGCCGGTTCTCGCTCTTTAGCTGATAAGTCGCTTCAAGCAGCTTGGGCGAGTTGATAAACGTGTTGCGATGCATGACGCCAAATCGTACGAACTCCGCTTCTTCCAGACCGGGAATGAGAGAAAATACTCTTTTCTGCTCTCCCCACTTCAGATGCGTCTGAAATCCTACCATATTATATAGGGTTCCTGCAGAATTGTCCTGCCTCAGCTGCACGACAGCATGCGGCAGCTCCCCGGTATGCGGATTGACGAGACCGACAGGCTTCATCGGGCCGAACAGCACCGTTTGCTTGCCGCGCTTGGCCATTACTTCGATCGGCATGCAGCCTTCGAAGTATACTTCTTTCTCGAAGTCCTTCAGCGGCACGGCTTCAGCTTGAATCAGCTCCTCGTAGAACCGGCTGAATTCCTCCTCCGTCATCGGGCAGTTCAAGTACGCCGCTTCGCCTTTATCGTAGCGGGAAGCGAGATACACCTTGCTCATATCGATAGAATCCTTCTCGATGATTGGCGCAGCGGCATCATAAAAGTAAAAATAAGATTCGCCGGTCAACGCCTGCAGCCGCTCGGACAGGGCAGGCGAGGTAAGCGGTCCGGTAGCGATTACGACAATGCCTTCGGGAATCTCCGTCAATTCCTCATTTCGAAATTCGATCAATGGATGGTTCTTCAGTGTGCGCGTCACTTCGTCGGAGAACCCTTCCCGATCGACTGCCAGCGCGCCGCCAGCCGGAACGGCATGGAGGTCGGCCGCTTTTAGAATCAGCGAATCCAGGCGGCGCATTTCCTCCTTGAGCACGCCTACCGCATTGGTTAAGCCATTCGCCCGCAACGAATTGCTGCAGACCAATTCGGCAAATCGTTCCGTATGATGCGCGGGGGTTTTGCGAACCGGTCTCATCTCATACAGTGTGACCGGTACGCCTGCCGAGGCGATCTGCCACGCCGCCTCGCTTCCTGCGAGTCCGGCGCCAATCACCGTTACACCTTGTGCAGCGCTCATCCTAGCGTCCTCCTTCTCTGTTGCGCTCACGCTTCTTCTTGTTCTTCCTTCGCCACCTTGTGCGAACAAGCTACACATTGGTGGGACAACCCCGCTTTCGAGCGTTTTTCCACCATCATGCCGGAACACTCCGGACAAGGTTCCGCCACCGGCTTATCCCATGACACGAATTCGCATTCCGGGTACTGGTCGCAGCCGTAGAACAGGCGGCCCTTCTTGCTCCGGCGCTCCACAATCTTGCCTTTGCCGCAAGTCGGACATGCCACGCCGGTATCCTTCACGATGGGCTTCGTATTTCTGCAGTCCGGGAAACCGGAGCATGCCAGGAACTTGCCGAACCGCCCCATCTTGTAAACAAAGTGTCGGCCGCATTTCTCGCAAATCTCATCGGAAACCTCGTCCTCAATCTCGATTTCCTCCATCTCTTCTTCGGCTACGTCCAGCCGCTGCTTGAAGGTGGCGTAAAATTCCTTGAGGATCTTCACCCAATCCTCGCTGCCTTCTTCCACATGGTCCAACTCGTCTTCCATATTTGCCGTAAATTCCACGTTCAGTATTTCCGGGAAGTATTCCTCCATCAGCTGTATGACAAGCTCGCCAAGCTCCGTTGGAACGAACTTCTTGTCCTCCAGCGCAACATAGCCGCGCTTCTGTATCGTCTCCAGCGTCGGAGCATACGTGCTTGGCCGGCCAATTCCCTGCTCCTCCAAAGCCCGGACGAGACGTGCTTCCGTGTAGCGAGGAGGAGGCTGCGTGAAATGCTGCTTCGGCTCTGTCTGCTCCAGAACCGGCTGATCCTGAGGCTTCAGCGGCGGCAGGAATTTTTCTTCATCCTTCGTACCGTCGTCATTGCCTTCCACGTAGACCTTCATAAATCCGTGGAACTTGATCTTCGAGCCGTTCGCCTTAAACAAGACATCGCCGACCTTCAAATCGACGCTCATCGTATCCAGTACGGCGGAGGCCATCTGACTGGCGATGAATCGTTCCCATATCAATTTATACAGCCGGAACTGGTCGCGGGACAAATAGGACTTCACCGACTCCGGATCGCGCATGGCGGAGGTAGGGCGCACCGCCTCGTGCGCGTCCTGCGCATTGGAGCCCTTCTTCACATAGTTTCGGGGCTCTTCGGGCACGTAAGCATCGCCGAACTTGTCCTTGATGTATTCCCGCGCCTCCTCTTGAGCTACAGGCGATATCCGCGTGGAGTCGGTACGCATATATGTAATGAGACCGACAGAGCCTTCCTTCCCAAGATCGATGCCTTCATAAAGCTGCTGGGCAACAGACATCGTTCGGGCAGCTCTGAAATTCAGCTTTCGCGCGGCTTCCTGTTGCAATGAGCTGGTAATGAAGGGCGGAGCCGGGTGGCGCAGCCGTTCCTTCTCTTTCACATCGCTGACTACAAACGGCTTGCCCTCTATGGCGGCCAGCACCTGCTTAACCTCCGCCTCGTTGGACAGCTCCTTCTTCTCCCCGCCGATGCCATGGAACTTCGCCTCGAATGTATTCCCATCGATCGAAAGCCGAACGGTAATACTCCAATATTCCACTGGTTCGAAGGCCTTGATTTCATTTTCCCGATCAATGATGATCTTGACGGCGACAGACTGGACGCGGCCAGCCGACAAGCCTTTCTTCACTTTCTTCCACAGCAGCGGGCTAATCTTGTAACCGACCAGCCTGTCCAAAATGCGTCTTGCCTGCTGCGCATTGACCAAATCCATATTGATCGGCCGCGGATTCTTGAAGGCGTCTTTCACCGCTTGCTTCGTAATCTCATTAAAGACTACGCGGCACACATCCGTCTCGTCAATGTCTAAATAATGGGCCAAGTGCCAGGCAATGGCTTCCCCTTCACGATCCGGGTCAGCTGCAAGATAGATGCGCTTGACTTTCTTCTTGGCATCCTTCAATTCCTTGAGCACATTGCCTTTGCCGCGTATCGTTATATATTTCGGTTCAAAGTCCTTTTCGACCTCTACGCCAATCTGACTTTTCGGGAGATCACGGACATGGCCCATGGAGGCCTTTACTATAAATTGTTTGCCTAAGTATTTGCTGATGGTTTTGGCTTTCGCCGGTGATTCTACGATGACCAGGTTATCGGCCATAGGCGGTTTCCCCCCTTATGCGAGTCTATTTCGCGATTACCGGGCTAATACGTGATGAAGTGGAAATAAGATCCGGATTTTTGTTCAATCTTTTTCTTCATTAGTAAAGATAGCAGAACTGAATGCAAATGTCCAAACGGGAATTTCGTAGCAGCTTCCAACTCATCGATTGAAGCGGGAGCGTTAGCCAGGATATCCAAAATTCGCCGTTCGTCTTCAGACAAGGGCTGGGCATCCTGCAATCCCGGTAAATTCCCCGCAGGAACAGCAGCTTTGCTGCCCGTTCGCTCGTTCATCGCCGCCTTCCAATCCGGTGTCAGCAAATGGCTGATTCCTGCCTCAACCCCGTCTGCGCTCCAAACGGGGGTTACCGAATACTCTCCCCATAATTTCAATACTCCCCTGCTTTTCGGTGATGTAATCGGTCCCGGAACGATGAACACTTCGCGATTGGCGCTCGCGGCCATATCAGCCGTAATTAGCGCGCCACTGCGTTCTGCCGCTTCCACGACTACGGTCCCAAAGCTCAAACCGGCAATAATGCGATTGCGTCTCGGAAATTTGATCGGGTGCAGCGCAGACCCAAGCGGATATTCGCTGAGTATCAAGCCTTTTTCTGCGATTCTCTCGTAAAGCACGCGATTTTCCGGAGGATAAATGCGCTCCGGCCCTGCCCCGAGCACGGCAATCGTTCCTCCGCATCCCGAGAGCGCGCCCGCATGAGCCGCCGCATCAATGCCTCGGGCCATGCCGCTTACTACAGCATACCCTCGTTCCGACAGTTCCTGACCGAGCTGCTGCGCCACATGCTTGCCATACGCCGTCGGCACGCGTGTACCGACAATCGCGATTTGAGGCAGCTGAAGCATCTTCAAGTCTCCCTTGTAATAAAGTATCCAAGGCGGGGAATCCGCATGCTTCAGCAAGCTGGGATAGGTGTCGTCGAATCTGGTTATGATGCCGATATTCGCTTTTTCATACGCTTCCCGCCTCCTCTCAATGAACGAGGCTGTGAGGGTGTCACGCACTTTGCCCGCGATATCCTTTCTAACCCCAGCACGGGCAAGCAGCGCGTCTGACAACCATCCCCCTTTCCCTTCTTCGACATCCATCTCCAGATTATGCGTCGCCTCGACGATGCCCGCAATCGACTTCCATCCAACGCCTTCCATTTCATGCAGCCCGAACAGCAGCCATTTCTTGTCCATATCCTCTCATCCTCTCTCCCAACGGGAAATCAATAAAAAAAACCTTCCACGCCCTATTAAAAGGGTATGGAAGGTTGCTTACCTTCTGTAACAATCGTTCTGTTTTCAATTATTTCGTCTGGCACTTCTCCAGCAAGCCCTGCTCCTCCAGAACGCTTACCAAGGTCGCGCCCATGTCAGAAGGAGTTGGCGCTACGCGGATGCCGCAGCGCTCCATCGTTGCAATCTTCTCGGCCGCCGTGCCTTTGCCGCCGGAGATGATCGCGCCGGCATGGCCCATCCGCTTTCCTGGAGGCGCTGTCTGGCCGCCAATAAAGCCAACAACCGGCTTCTTCATATTCGCTTTGATCCACTCTGCAGCTTCTTCCTCCGCAGTGCCGCCGATTTCCCCGATCATGATGACGGCGTAAGTATCCGGATCTTCATTGAAGCGCTTCAGCACGTCGATGAATTCCATGCCTTTCACTGGATCTCCGCCAATACCCACAGCTGTGGATTGCCCGATGTTGCGAGTGGTCAGCTGATGCACCGCTTCATAAGTAAGCGTGCCGCTGCGGGATACGACGCCGACATGTCCCGGCGTATGAATGTATCCCGGCATGATGCCGATTTTGCATTCGCCCGGCGTGATAACGCCCGGACAGTTCGGTCCCACCAGCACAGTGCTCTTGCCTTCCATGTAGCGCTTCACCTTGACCATGTCAAGAACCGGAATGCCTTCTGTAATACAAATGACCAGGTCCAGATTGGCGTCTACCGCTTCCATGATGGAATCCGCTGCGAAAGCCGGCGGTACATAAATGACGGAAACGGTGGCGCCTGTTTCCTTCACTGCATCCTGAACGGTGTTGAATACCGGAAGCGAAACCTTGCTGCCATTCTCCAATTCAAATTCCACCTGGGTGCCGCCTTTGCCCGGCGTTACGCCGCCTACCATCTGGGTACCGTAATCCAGTGCGCCTTTCGTATGGAACATCCCGGTTGCGCCTGTAATCCCTTGTGTGATCACTTTGGTGTTTTTATCGATCAATATACTCATGGCTAATGCCTTACCTCCCATTCCGAAAGTAGTAGGATTATTTTACGAGGGAAACAATCTTCTGCGCGCCGTCGGACATCGAATCCGCAGACACGATATTCAGGCCGGATTCATTCAGAATCTTCTTGCCGAGCTCAACATTGGTGCCTTCAAGACGAACGACAAGCGGTTTGTCCAGCGATACCTGCTTCGCTGCTTCCACAACCCCGTTTGCAATGACGTCACAGCGCATAATGCCGCCGAAAATATTGACGAAGATGCCCTTCACCTTCGCATCGGACAAGATGATTTTGAACGCTTCGGTTACTTTCTCTGTCGTTGCGCCGCCGCCAACGTCCAGGAAGTTGGCCGGATCGCCGCCGAAATGCTTGATAATATCCATTGTCGCCATGGCAAGTCCGGCGCCGTTAACCATGCAGCCGATATTGCCGTCAAGCGCGATGTAGCTCAGGTCGAACTTGGATGCTTCGATTTCCTTCTCATCTTCCTCGTCAAGGTCTCTGAGCTCCACAATATCCTTGTGGCGATAGAGG
This genomic interval carries:
- the fliG gene encoding flagellar motor switch protein FliG is translated as MANMQQGLSGRQKAALLLISLGPEVSANIFKHLRDEEIEQLTLEIANVRKVSSEEKEAVLNEFHEICVAQEYISQGGITYAKDILEKALGSQKAIDILNRLTATLQVRPFDFARKADPAQILNFIQNENSQTIALVLSYLSPEQSSTILSSLPQEKQADVAKRIAMMDSTSPEVISQVERVLEQKLSSTVTQDYTNAGGIESIVQILNGVDRGTERTILDALEIQDPELAEEIKKRMFVFEDIVSIDNRSIQRIIRDIENADLQLALKVASEEVRDVIFKNMSKRMADTFKEEMEFMGPVRLRDVEEAQTRIVSIIRRLEETGEIIIARGGGDDIIV
- the fliF gene encoding flagellar basal-body MS-ring/collar protein FliF, whose translation is MNEALSRYRDKTKQFWNRMDIKQKVLSVSIVVLTVLVIALVIFNFSKTEYSWAFRDLDATDMAAVKDYLESTGIPYKFGPDGSSIAVPTTEVTRVKVEAASQDLVQNGSQGFGIFKDNISSFGMTDNQFAVLKDDALAGEIQKQINTKEGVVSSKVLLAMPESSVFISDNREDKASASVSINFRPGYRASQEYIDSLYNIVRLSVGSELLPIENITITDQKGELLPSSKLNGGIGNTANVVLQQMQIKKEYEEDIRRNIESFLGTILGSEKVVVSVVSSLNFDQRAREERLFQPVNTEDQTGIARSVQEIQKNYTNTGANEGGVPGTGAPDVPGYQGNMGQGESSSEEISSTINYEINEITQSIISSPYVVTDLTIFAGIEPPDPQNPDSLSQEVKDEIEQMLVGIVNTSLADSGRSFTTEELQGKVSVITQNLRGVNGYASDSSGGGSNALFYGIGAAVLAAIAALAFFVMRRRRAAEVEEEFEEDVAAAIEQPTIDLESVRNENQVKKQLESLAKKKPEEFVNLLRTWLAEE
- the fliE gene encoding flagellar hook-basal body complex protein FliE — protein: MINPVNAAGAEKVLAAVNKEKSAGAVAFGESFASFLDDAMGKLQAQHGVVEQLGNQFMVGNLDDVHKLTIANEKALLGLELTVQVRNKAVEAYQEIMRMQI
- the flgC gene encoding flagellar basal body rod protein FlgC; translation: MKLTNAFDISSSALTAQRFRMDVISSNIANAETTRGEYVNGQWVPYQRKLVVMEPTRNQSFDTILQQEMNRHTGSGVKVSRVIEDPSPFKQVYNPAHPDADANGYVRLPNVDIMKEMVDMISATRSYEANVTALNASKSMFMKALEIGK
- the flgB gene encoding flagellar basal body rod protein FlgB; this translates as MDFLNSSLINRLERSLDAASLRQNVITHNIANVDTPGFKRSTVRFEEFLQEELNRSSSSLAGRRTHEKHFSFGSTIAGNSGPVIQTDHLSVMNNNKNNVDIDAEMSMLAKNQLNYNMLVQQISHELRSIRTSIGGR
- the codY gene encoding GTP-sensing pleiotropic transcriptional regulator CodY, producing MSLLSKTRRLNRMLQKAAGQAVNFMEVAEVLKDTIRANVYVVSRKGKILGYSVITPIISEPVRQMIVEDRQLIPELNEKLLAIRETTTNSGMDPEAGGEQWRQELTRVFEDKMMTVVPVMGAGSRQGTLLLVRFNEAFVDDDLILAEYGSTIIAMEILRERTERMEQDARNKAVVHVAVESLSFSELEAVEHIFGELEGPDGLLVASKIADRAGITRSVIVNALRKLESAGVIETRSLGMKGTYIKVLNEYLTDEIARAKA